One stretch of Vulpes lagopus strain Blue_001 chromosome X, ASM1834538v1, whole genome shotgun sequence DNA includes these proteins:
- the LOC121483344 gene encoding band 4.1-like protein 2, producing the protein MVTISDASQRTEISTKEVPIVQTETQTITYESPQIDGGAGGDSGTLLTVQTITSESVSTTTTTHITKTVKGGISETRIEKRIVITGDADIDHDQALAQAIREAREQHPDMSVTRVVVHKETELDEGEE; encoded by the coding sequence ATGGTAACAATTTCTGATGCCTCACAAAGGACAGAAATCTCCACCAAGGAAGTCCCTATTGTCCAAACTGAGACCCAAACCATCACATATGAGTCTCCACAAATTGATGGTGGGGCTGGTGGTGACTCCGGGACATTACTGACGGTGCAAACCATCACATCTGAGTCCGTGTCGACAACGACCACAACGCACATCACCAAGACTGTGAAAGGTGGCATATCTGAAACAAGAATTGAGAAACGCATCGTGATCACAGGAGATGCAGACATCGATCATGACCAGGCGCTGGCGCAGGCCATCCGGGAAGCCCGGGAGCAGCACCCCGACATGTCGGTGACGAGAGTGGTGGTGCACAAGGAGACGGAGCTGGACGAAGGGGAGGAATAG